A genomic segment from Blastococcus sp. PRF04-17 encodes:
- a CDS encoding class I SAM-dependent methyltransferase: MTGPFIDAGRRLTELLGMGAVVDLRQGDGQALPYGDGTFDGGYAQHVTMNVPDRPSFFGEAWRVIRPGGFFAITEHGRGNAGPTYHPVPWSEDGRGSSS; encoded by the coding sequence GTGACTGGGCCGTTCATCGACGCCGGCCGGCGGCTGACGGAGTTGCTCGGGATGGGGGCAGTGGTCGACCTGCGACAGGGGGACGGTCAGGCCCTGCCATACGGCGACGGAACGTTTGACGGCGGCTACGCCCAGCACGTCACGATGAACGTGCCCGACCGGCCCTCCTTCTTCGGTGAGGCCTGGCGGGTGATCCGACCTGGTGGATTCTTCGCGATCACGGAACACGGCCGAGGAAACGCGGGTCCGACATACCACCCGGTGCCCTGGTCGGAGGACGGCCGGGGGAGTTCCTCGTGA
- a CDS encoding class I SAM-dependent methyltransferase produces MTTAVAEHWASGDVYGRIVTALHAAGKSLDALTIEDLAPVDHFHARGLPATIELGDSLPARAGDHLLDVGCGLGGRLATSPGASVAGSAAST; encoded by the coding sequence ATGACTACCGCGGTCGCCGAGCACTGGGCCAGCGGGGATGTCTACGGTCGGATCGTCACCGCGCTCCACGCGGCGGGGAAGTCACTCGACGCGCTGACCATCGAGGACCTCGCCCCGGTCGACCACTTCCACGCTCGCGGGTTACCGGCCACGATCGAGCTTGGCGACTCCCTTCCGGCGCGGGCCGGGGACCACTTGCTCGACGTCGGTTGCGGGCTCGGGGGCCGGCTCGCTACTTCGCCCGGCGCTTCGGTTGCCGGGTCAGCGGCATCGACGTGA